The sequence tttccaccaggtgaccatgaatgatatctcactctcctgaggataacacagagagataaagaacggatgttgtttgaacgccaacaaacatacactgcaatgctttgttgtacaatgattcccgagtacgtgttactggcctggagtggtaaagtgtcctatcatgaaggacgcaataagactgccctccccagaaaccttttgcaaaggctttgggagtacatccaggagagccgtgaatgccagggcaaagtaatcctttcacatgcttgcttttaaaccatgtatagtattttaaaagctacactcaccggaggtcccttctccgcctgctgggtccaggaggcagccttgggtgggttcggggggtactggctccaggtccagggtgagaaacagttcctggctgtcgggaaaaccggtttctccgcttccttgctgtgagctatctacaacctcatcatcatcatcatcatcatcttcgtccccaaaacctgcttccatattgcctccatctccattgaaggaatcaaacaacacggctggggtaatggtggctgaaccccctaaaatggcatgcagctcatcatagaagcggcatgtttggggctctgacccggagtggccgttcgcctctctggttttctggtaggcttgcctcagctccttcagtttcacgcggcactgcttcaggtccctgatatggcctctctccttcatgccctgggagattttgacaaaggttttggcatttcgaaaactggaacggagttctaatagcacggattcctctccccatacagcgatcagatcccgtacctcccgttcggtccatgctggagctcttttgcgattctgggactccatcatgatcacctctgctgatgagctctgcatggtcacctgcagcttgccacgctacgctagccaaacaggaaatgagattcaaaagttcgcggttcttttcctgtctacctggccagtgcatctgagttgagagtgctgtccagagcggtcacaatggagcactctgggatagctcccagaggccaataccgtcgaattgtgtccacagtaccccaaattcgacccagcaaggccgatttaagcactaatccacttgtcaggggtggagtaaggaaatcgattttaagagccctttaagtcgaaataaagggcttcatcgtgtggacgggtgcaggtttacatcgatttaatgctgctaaattcgacctaaagtcctagtgtagaccagggcttagatgtGTCAACAGTAAAACCAAACTGAAGTTTATTTAGCAAAGCTTGAGTTAAAGATTCAAATAAAAGGATCTGGAAACAAGTTTCCAGGTAAAAGAACCATAAAATGCAATCTATACCTACACTTAAGTTATTTTACTGTCTAATAAGGTAATTCTCACCCAACTGTCAGTCTGAGTAGCGCTTGTCCAATCCAGAGAGCTCGGATTCACATTTCATGAGATACACTGGCAGAGTGTCCCATCAATAATGGATAACGTCTTGTGCCCTTTCCCTTCTTTTATATAGTCCCAGGACTAGTCCATCCTTCATCTGTTGAGTTGGGTATGATCCATGTTAAAGCAATTTGTGGCCAGAAAGCACCAGTTTGTTCACTAATCTGTAATGTTAATATTATTTAAGCAGTGAGCTGTATTCTAATAAGACTTAGTATTTCAAAGCCTTTGGGTTTTTTGGAAATAAATCTCATTCTCAAGAAAATGTAGCTGCATATTTATAAGCACTAACAGATCACTTGGGAACTTCTCTATTTTATTCCTCATCTATTTAATACAATGAAGGACTCCCAATTGCTGTAGATGGAGAAGATGGACTAAATTTGATTCTCAGCTCCACTGAGAAATCTGGAATAAAACCTGTGTGTTTACTCTGACTTTTCAGCAAACATAACAGAGCCAAGTTTGGACCCACATGTTCCCACCCAGTTCTTCAAAATTACACCATCACCCGGAGTCTAAAAGTGGCTAAACTTTTTAAATACAGTACATCCTAATACagagggcaaactacagcccacgggccacatccggcccacagaaccatcctgcccagcccgagctcctggcccaggaggcaagcccccagtccctcccctgctgttccccctccctcttaCCATGCCACCACGCAGGCAccgctctgggtggtggggctgcccGCTCATGCAGTGTGGCGCAGCAGCATGcgtggctccagccgggcggcgcggtggccagacatgctgctctgagcggcatggtaaggggaccgGGGGTTGGATAAGAGGCAGGGGATACCTgaggagcagtcaggggacaggaagcagggggtggttggatggggcggaggttctggggcgggTGCCAAGGGATTgggaacagggggcagttggacagggcagaggttgggggggcagtcaggggatggggaggggtccCAGGAGGCAGTTAGGGGGAaaagagcagggggggttggatggattgggggttctgagaggggcagtcaggaggcgggaagtgggaaggggtggataggggcaggggccaagctgtttggggaggtacagccttccctacagttttgcaccccaatgtggccctcaggccaaaaagtttgcccacccctgtcctgataAGATACTAATATCTGCTGGCATCAAGTTGGGAATAAAGTTTCATACTGGACTTTTTAATACAAGACTCCTAATTTATTTGGATCCTATACTGTTGTGCTATTAACCATTTTCATTATGACACAAGGGTATACATAAGGAAAATGGTACCAAATTTGGCTGTTCTCTTGGCATCTTCTGTCACTTCAAGCTTGGATTCAAGGTTTCAGTTTAGAAGTACTTTCATATTATAGTAATTAATTCTTTCATGTACCATCactacataaaaaacaaaaacaattatttCCTCATCAAAAGGATGAAATCCAAAATATTCAGTGCATTTTCTGGACAGCCATGACGTGATTGCGATAAATCTCTCCCCCGCCCATCTTTAGAAAAGATAGAA is a genomic window of Lepidochelys kempii isolate rLepKem1 chromosome 1, rLepKem1.hap2, whole genome shotgun sequence containing:
- the LOC140907216 gene encoding myb/SANT-like DNA-binding domain-containing protein 7; translated protein: MESQNRKRAPAWTEREVRDLIAVWGEESVLLELRSSFRNAKTFVKISQGMKERGHIRDLKQCRVKLKELRQAYQKTREANGHSGSEPQTCRFYDELHAILGGSATITPAVLFDSFNGDGGNMEAGFGDEDDDDDDDEVVDSSQQGSGETGFPDSQELFLTLDLEPVPPEPTQGCLLDPAGGEGTSAACVSMITGSSPSQRLVKLRKKKKMHSR